One window from the genome of Paramormyrops kingsleyae isolate MSU_618 chromosome 3, PKINGS_0.4, whole genome shotgun sequence encodes:
- the LOC111846120 gene encoding protein FAM107B-like: protein MAEPDYMDDDCDDLIKPKKLVNPVKTSRNHQDVHRELLMNQKRGLAPQDKPELQKVLEKRKRDQAVRQQMEEEEAHRKQSDLEVELQKRQQRLEQMELQQQRDEEEQENAPEFIKMKGNLRRTRQEAGPQEAGP from the exons ATGGCCGAGCCAGACTACATGGACGACGACTGTGACGACCTCATCAAGCCCAAGAAGCTGGTGAACCCGGTAAAGACCTCCCGGAACCATCAGGATGTCCACAGGGAGCTGCTGATGAACCAGAAGAG gggCCTGGCTCCTCAGGACAAGCCGGAGCTGCAGAAGGTTCTGGAAAAGAGGAAGCGCGACCAGGCTGTCAGGCAGCaaatggaggaggaagaggcgCACAGGAAGCAGTCGGATCTGGAGGTGGAGCTGCAGAAGCGGCAGCAGAGGCTGGAACAG atggagctgcagcagcagagagatgaaGAGGAACAGGAAAACGCCCCTGAATTCATCAAGATGAAGGGCAACCTGAGGAGGACAAGACAGGAGGCGGGGCCTCAGGAGGCAGGGCCTTAG